Genomic segment of Ruegeria sp. TM1040:
TTCCCATTGGGAACTTGAGGATCGGCCCCTAAAATGGGGCCGATTTTTGTTTGGTCCGCCGGAGTTCCCGCCCATGAAATTGCTCGTCGTATCGACGAATGCTGCCCTCACCATGGGGGGCGAGGCGATGAAGGCGCTGCAGTATATGCAGCAGCTCTTGGCGGATGGACGCGATGCCACTCTCATCACCCATGAACGCTGTCGCGAGGCTCTTGCGGGGCAATTGCCAGAAGATCGGGTGATCTATGTGCATGACAGCCGTGCAATGAAGGCCTGTTGGCGCACGCCGGGGCTTGGGCGGTTGGTGAACAGTTTTTTTCACCTCGAGGTCGCCCGGATCTGTCGCGGCTTTAACCCGAGCGAGGTGGTGATCCACTATCTTTGTCCGATCTCCCCCGTCGAGCAGCGCTTCCCGCCGAAGGGGTATCGCTATGTCATCGGCCCGCTTTCAGGCAATATCTTCTACCCAGAGGGGTTTCGACATCTTGCGGGGCGGGGGCTGCGCCTGCAGCATCAGGCGTATCGGCCTTTGCAGATGGCGCTTGGCCTCTTGTCTAGGCAATTCACGCGCGCCTCGACCGTGTTGGTCTCTGGCTATGACCGTACCCGAGAGGCCCTCGGCTGGGCGGGTTGCCCGGAGGCCCGCATGCAGGACGTCTGGGATGCGGGCCTGTCTCCAGATTTCTTTGCGCGTTCCCGGATCCGGCCGGGCAAGAACCCGGCGCATTTTGTGTGGATTGGACGTATGGTGCCCTACAAGGGGGCGGATCTTGCGTTGCGCGCGCTGGCGCTTGCCCCGGCAGAGGCACGGCTCACGCTCTATGGAGATGGGCCGGATCGTGCCGAACTGGAGGCGCTCGCCCGCGATCTTGGCCTGATGTCGCGGGTCACCTTTGCGGGCTGGCTTGCGCATGGGGATCTCTCCGAGGCGTTGGGCCAGTACCGAGCACTTTTGTTCCCGAGCCTCAAAGAAGCCAACGGCATCATCGTGCAGGAATGTATGGCGATCGGCTTGCCGGTCGTGGCCTTGCGCTGGGGCGGGCCTGTGGGGCTCGCGGATGACACTGAGGCGCTGTTTGTCGAGGCGCAGAATGCCGTACAGGTCGAGCAGGACTTGGCTGCGGCCATGGCGCGTCTGACAGAAGACCCAGCCCTTGCGGAGGCGCTCTCTGATGCGGCGCGACGCAAGGCTGAAAACGAGTTCCCCTGGCCGCAGGTGGCCCAAAGCTGGTGCAGCGCAGCGCTTCGCGCGCAGGATGCGGCTGCAGCAGAGCCAAAGCACCGCGGCGGGGGTTGATCTCTGCAGAGATGGGGCGTATGAGCCGCCAATCTGCCCGGTTTCTCAACCGGGCGTGATTCTTGTGGGAGGCCCAAGCGTCGCGACGTGTTGGGTCGAACCACGCAACGCAAAAGAGCGTTTGGGCGCGCCCAAAGGCTGTTGAAAAGGAGACAACCACATGGCTAAGAAGCTTGTTGGTTCGATGAAGCTGCAGGTTCCTGCAGGTCAGGCAAACCCATCCCCGCCAGTTGGCCCCGCACTGGGTCAGCGCGGCATCAACATCATGGAATTCTGCAAGGCGTTCAACGCCAAGACCGCAGACATGGAGCCCGGCGCTCCGTGCCCGACCGTGATCACCTACTATCAGGACAAGTCCTTCACCATGGACATCAAGACGCCGCCCGCGTCTTACTACCTGAAGAAGGCTGCAAAGATTAAATCCGGCGCGAACAACCCGAGCCGTGAGACCGCAGGCACCGTCACTGCCGCTCAGGTGAAAGAGATCGCCGAAGCGAAGATGAAAGATCTGAACGCGAACGACATCGAAGCCGCGATGCAGATCATCCTGGGCTCCGCCCGCTCCATGGGCATCGAGGTGAAGTAAGATGGCAAAGCTCGGTAAACGTACCCGCGCAGCGCGCGAAGCCTTCGCAGGCAAATCGAACCTCACCATCGAGGAAGCCGTCGCACTGGTGAAGGCAAACGCCACCACCAAATTTGACGAAACCGTCGAAATCGCGATGAACCTCGGTGTTGACACCCGTCACGCAGACCAGATGGTCCGCGGCGTTGTTGGCCTGCCCAACGGCACCGGCAAAACCATGCGTGTTGCCGTGTTCGCACGTGGCCCCAAGGCTGACGAAGCCAAGGAAGCTGGCGCAGACATCGTTGGCGCAGAAGACCTGATGGAAACCATCCAGGGCGGCACCATCGATTTCGATCGCTGCATTGCAACCCCGGACATGATGCCCGTCGTTGGTCGTCTGGGTAAGGTCCTTGGCCCGCGCAACCTGATGCCGAACCCCAAAGTTGGCACCGTGACCATGGACGTGAAAGCGGCCGTGGAAGCAGCCAAAGGCGGCGAAGTTCAGTTCAAAGCGGAAAAAGGCGGCGTTGTGCACGCTGGCGTTGGCAAAGCGTCCTTCGACGAAGCCAAGCTGGTTGAAAACGTGCGTGCCTTTGTGTCCGCAGTGGCCAAAGCCAAGCCCTCCGGCGCCAAAGGTGCCTACATGAAGAAAATCGTCCTGTCCTCCACCATGGGCCCGGGCGTCACTCTTGACGTGGACGGTGCGGTCTCCGAGTAATCGGACCCCTTCCACATCTGAGAAAAGAAAGGCGGCACTCCGGTGTCGCCTTTTTTTGTGCACGATCCGCGCGTATGGGTGATCCTGACTGACGCGGGCCACACGCCCGGCGGGGCGCAATTTGCAAAGGATCACTGGCGGATATGGCACAGGCAAACAGGCAGCTTTGGCGCGTGGGAGCGAT
This window contains:
- a CDS encoding glycosyltransferase family 4 protein, with the translated sequence MKLLVVSTNAALTMGGEAMKALQYMQQLLADGRDATLITHERCREALAGQLPEDRVIYVHDSRAMKACWRTPGLGRLVNSFFHLEVARICRGFNPSEVVIHYLCPISPVEQRFPPKGYRYVIGPLSGNIFYPEGFRHLAGRGLRLQHQAYRPLQMALGLLSRQFTRASTVLVSGYDRTREALGWAGCPEARMQDVWDAGLSPDFFARSRIRPGKNPAHFVWIGRMVPYKGADLALRALALAPAEARLTLYGDGPDRAELEALARDLGLMSRVTFAGWLAHGDLSEALGQYRALLFPSLKEANGIIVQECMAIGLPVVALRWGGPVGLADDTEALFVEAQNAVQVEQDLAAAMARLTEDPALAEALSDAARRKAENEFPWPQVAQSWCSAALRAQDAAAAEPKHRGGG
- the rplK gene encoding 50S ribosomal protein L11 — its product is MAKKLVGSMKLQVPAGQANPSPPVGPALGQRGINIMEFCKAFNAKTADMEPGAPCPTVITYYQDKSFTMDIKTPPASYYLKKAAKIKSGANNPSRETAGTVTAAQVKEIAEAKMKDLNANDIEAAMQIILGSARSMGIEVK
- the rplA gene encoding 50S ribosomal protein L1, whose translation is MAKLGKRTRAAREAFAGKSNLTIEEAVALVKANATTKFDETVEIAMNLGVDTRHADQMVRGVVGLPNGTGKTMRVAVFARGPKADEAKEAGADIVGAEDLMETIQGGTIDFDRCIATPDMMPVVGRLGKVLGPRNLMPNPKVGTVTMDVKAAVEAAKGGEVQFKAEKGGVVHAGVGKASFDEAKLVENVRAFVSAVAKAKPSGAKGAYMKKIVLSSTMGPGVTLDVDGAVSE